Proteins found in one Mesorhizobium sp. CAU 1732 genomic segment:
- a CDS encoding SDR family oxidoreductase has protein sequence MRDDNRSVVITGGAQGIGGAAATQLRGRGWTVHALDRKPHPDPEIVSHICDVTDEAQLKSCATEIGGIAALVPCAGINLRPHDNRAEELDLDAWHRTLAVNLTGVMLTVRAFRPSIRNDGAIVLLSSVAALRAMPLADAYTASKGALVALTRSWAVDYGRFGIRVNCICPGPTSTEMMSGMIDQFAESRQLQLPQQRMARPEEVGNLIAFLASPDSSYISGAVIPVDGGAVAHSAGMPFPRYRGGDHPA, from the coding sequence GTTGCGCGGTCGTGGCTGGACTGTCCATGCGCTGGATCGCAAGCCGCATCCGGACCCGGAAATCGTCAGCCATATCTGCGACGTCACCGACGAGGCGCAGCTCAAATCATGCGCGACGGAAATCGGGGGCATAGCGGCGCTCGTTCCCTGCGCCGGCATCAATTTGCGCCCCCACGACAACCGTGCCGAAGAGCTGGACCTCGATGCGTGGCACCGCACGCTTGCAGTGAACCTGACGGGGGTGATGCTCACGGTGCGCGCTTTCCGCCCATCGATCCGCAATGATGGGGCGATCGTGCTCCTGTCGAGCGTCGCCGCCCTGCGGGCGATGCCGCTGGCCGACGCCTATACCGCGTCGAAGGGCGCGCTGGTCGCGCTGACGCGGTCTTGGGCAGTCGATTATGGCCGCTTCGGAATCCGCGTGAACTGCATATGTCCCGGCCCTACCTCGACCGAGATGATGTCTGGGATGATCGATCAGTTCGCGGAGAGCCGGCAATTGCAGCTTCCGCAACAGCGCATGGCGCGGCCGGAGGAAGTCGGCAACCTCATCGCGTTTCTGGCATCGCCGGATTCCTCATACATCTCTGGAGCCGTGATACCCGTCGATGGCGGCGCCGTCGCGCACAGCGCCGGGATGCCGTTCCCCCGTTATAGGGGAGGCGATCATCCCGCATGA
- a CDS encoding FdhF/YdeP family oxidoreductase yields the protein MSDRATYKPYRQPTGGWGSVKSLVKHSTRQRAVSSAVGLMRDHNKTGGYMCTSCAWAKPSKPHLAEFCENGAKATFWDLTSKRTTPDFFARHRVSELLGWSDYDLENEGRLTHPMRYDAASDRYVEVSWEDAFDDIGAKLQFYDPKSVVFYASGRASLETSFMYQLLARLYGNNNLPDSSNMCHETTSVALPQSIGTPVGTVLLEDYDKTDCIFSFGQNVGTNSPRLLHSLQEVRERDVPIVVFNPLRERGWEEFVNPQRPGQMLTNSATQIATQYYQPRAGSDIAVMMGVAKFLFEWDDEATRTSDERVIDTAFIAEHTSGFEAFETRVRETPWEEITQTCGLPLEAIRDSARTYASAKSVIAIYGMGLTQHKLGVDTVQMLVNLLLMRGNIGRPGAGICPVRGHSNVQGQRTVGIAEKVELVPLDAMAERYRFEPPREDGMNTVEACEGIVAGTVSAFIGLGGNFVRAIPERELMEEKWRNLDLSVQVATKLNRTHLITAKTSYLLPTLVRSEIDEQASGPQIVTMEDSTTCIHASRGIHKPASAHLLSEPCIVAEIAKAALPENPAVPWDKWVADYALVRDEIQAIFPDDFRDFNRRMDTPGGFPRPVAARDRIWETDTGKANFKLPKALHASFDDGSDTNVLRLITLRSNDQFNTTVYGNADRLRGIHKSRMIVMMNARDRERFGIAKDGIARLSTAVDDGIDRSVGGLQVIDYDIPEGTVAAYYPECNALIPLWQFAEESKTPAAKSIPVRIASESDDDSRSHR from the coding sequence ATGTCCGATCGAGCCACCTACAAACCCTATCGACAGCCGACCGGAGGGTGGGGCTCGGTCAAATCGCTGGTGAAGCATTCCACACGGCAGCGCGCGGTATCCAGCGCGGTTGGTCTCATGCGCGATCACAACAAGACCGGCGGCTATATGTGCACGAGCTGCGCGTGGGCGAAGCCAAGCAAGCCGCACCTGGCCGAGTTTTGCGAGAACGGGGCGAAGGCGACATTCTGGGACCTTACCTCGAAACGAACCACACCGGACTTCTTTGCCCGCCATAGGGTTTCCGAACTCCTCGGCTGGTCGGACTACGATCTGGAGAACGAGGGCCGCCTGACGCATCCCATGCGCTATGATGCGGCGAGCGACAGATATGTCGAGGTCTCGTGGGAAGACGCGTTCGACGACATCGGCGCCAAGCTCCAGTTCTACGATCCCAAGAGCGTCGTGTTCTACGCTTCCGGTCGCGCATCCCTTGAAACCTCGTTCATGTATCAGCTTCTTGCGCGGCTCTACGGCAACAACAACCTGCCCGACAGTTCAAACATGTGTCACGAGACGACGTCTGTGGCCTTGCCGCAAAGCATCGGCACGCCGGTCGGCACCGTGCTGCTGGAAGATTACGACAAAACCGACTGCATCTTCTCTTTCGGCCAGAATGTCGGGACCAATTCGCCGCGCCTGCTTCATTCCCTTCAAGAGGTGCGCGAACGCGACGTGCCCATCGTGGTGTTCAACCCGTTGCGCGAACGGGGCTGGGAAGAGTTCGTCAATCCGCAGCGACCCGGCCAGATGCTGACCAACAGCGCCACGCAGATCGCGACGCAGTATTATCAGCCCCGTGCGGGCAGCGACATCGCGGTGATGATGGGCGTCGCCAAGTTCCTGTTTGAATGGGACGACGAAGCGACGCGAACCAGCGACGAGCGGGTCATCGACACCGCTTTCATTGCTGAACACACATCGGGCTTCGAGGCGTTTGAAACGAGAGTCCGCGAGACGCCCTGGGAAGAGATAACGCAGACGTGCGGCCTCCCACTTGAGGCGATCAGGGATTCGGCGCGAACCTACGCCAGTGCGAAATCCGTGATCGCGATCTACGGCATGGGTCTGACCCAGCACAAGCTTGGCGTCGACACCGTCCAGATGCTGGTCAACTTGCTTTTGATGCGCGGCAATATCGGGCGGCCCGGCGCGGGCATCTGTCCGGTCCGTGGCCACTCCAACGTTCAGGGCCAGCGCACCGTCGGCATCGCCGAGAAGGTCGAACTGGTGCCGCTGGATGCGATGGCCGAACGTTATCGCTTCGAGCCGCCGCGCGAGGACGGCATGAACACGGTCGAGGCGTGTGAGGGAATCGTGGCGGGCACCGTCAGCGCCTTCATCGGGCTGGGCGGCAATTTCGTGCGTGCCATCCCCGAGCGCGAACTGATGGAGGAAAAATGGCGCAACCTCGATTTGTCGGTCCAGGTCGCCACCAAGCTGAACCGCACCCATCTCATCACCGCTAAGACCTCCTATCTGTTGCCGACGCTGGTACGATCCGAGATCGATGAACAGGCTTCGGGTCCGCAGATCGTGACGATGGAGGATTCCACCACCTGCATTCACGCCTCGCGCGGCATCCACAAGCCTGCCAGCGCGCACCTTCTGTCGGAGCCTTGCATTGTCGCCGAAATCGCCAAGGCCGCGCTGCCTGAGAACCCGGCCGTGCCTTGGGACAAGTGGGTCGCTGACTATGCGCTGGTGCGCGACGAAATCCAGGCAATCTTTCCGGACGATTTTCGCGATTTCAACCGTCGCATGGACACGCCCGGCGGCTTCCCGCGCCCGGTGGCGGCGCGCGATCGGATATGGGAAACCGATACTGGCAAGGCCAATTTCAAGCTGCCGAAGGCGCTGCATGCAAGCTTCGACGACGGCAGCGACACTAATGTGCTGCGGCTCATCACATTACGGTCCAACGACCAGTTCAACACCACGGTCTATGGCAATGCCGACCGGCTGCGCGGCATTCACAAGTCCCGCATGATCGTGATGATGAATGCGAGGGATCGCGAGCGTTTCGGTATCGCCAAGGACGGCATCGCGCGTCTGTCCACCGCCGTGGATGACGGCATCGACCGAAGCGTCGGTGGCTTGCAGGTGATCGATTACGACATTCCCGAAGGTACGGTCGCAGCCTACTATCCCGAATGCAATGCACTGATCCCGCTGTGGCAGTTTGCCGAAGAAAGCAAGACGCCTGCGGCGAAATCGATACCGGTGCGGATCGCTTCAGAGAGCGACGATGACAGCCGCTCGCACCGCTGA
- a CDS encoding cytochrome b translates to MTRPKEWPAMLASASYKPFARLLHWIVAILVIATIPAGQIMIREGLDRGTQDALFIFHKNVGVVILLLVITRLVYRAFNPAPPLPASIPPLQRHIAEINHWLLYALLIVMGVSGYVRVSAGGFPLEVFDAMGIPKLVAKSDPIAEIAQSIHFYTRIALIPLILLHIGAALYHAVLKRDGVFSRMAPWPTRR, encoded by the coding sequence ATGACGCGTCCCAAGGAGTGGCCGGCGATGTTGGCATCTGCTTCGTATAAGCCGTTTGCACGTTTGTTGCACTGGATTGTGGCCATCCTCGTGATCGCAACCATTCCCGCCGGTCAGATCATGATCCGGGAAGGGTTGGATCGTGGCACGCAGGACGCGCTCTTCATCTTTCACAAGAATGTCGGCGTCGTGATCCTCCTGCTGGTCATCACGCGGCTCGTGTATCGGGCGTTCAACCCGGCTCCGCCCCTGCCGGCAAGTATTCCGCCCCTTCAACGGCACATCGCCGAGATCAACCACTGGCTGCTCTACGCGCTTTTGATCGTGATGGGCGTTTCGGGCTATGTGCGCGTGTCGGCAGGCGGATTTCCGCTCGAGGTCTTCGACGCGATGGGCATTCCCAAGCTCGTTGCGAAATCCGATCCGATCGCCGAAATCGCGCAGTCGATCCATTTCTACACGCGCATCGCACTCATCCCGCTGATCCTGCTCCATATCGGAGCTGCACTTTATCACGCAGTCTTGAAGAGAGACGGCGTGTTCTCCCGCATGGCTCCGTGGCCGACTCGTCGCTGA
- a CDS encoding CDP-alcohol phosphatidyltransferase family protein has protein sequence MAHPFYRFLLIGFGNAALLAALATWLAPSDGKTAVVAAVAVYGIGIVIAAFGLLATYSHRELGLANAVTQLRAALGAALIVPLAVPGMMPLSDDRAWAALAIAATALALDGVDGWLARRSALISSFGARFDMEVDALLALVLSVLALQNGKAGAWVLILGMMRYLFVIAGWALPWLQTPLPESLRRKVICVVQIGTLVVLLAPTVQSPVSTVLAAAAAILLVWSFAVDVVWLARNRRT, from the coding sequence GTGGCCCACCCCTTCTACCGCTTCCTGCTCATAGGCTTCGGCAACGCCGCTCTCCTCGCGGCACTCGCCACATGGCTTGCGCCTTCGGACGGCAAGACCGCCGTCGTCGCCGCGGTCGCCGTCTACGGAATCGGAATCGTCATCGCGGCATTCGGGCTGCTCGCGACCTACTCGCACCGCGAACTGGGGTTGGCCAACGCCGTGACCCAGTTGCGCGCGGCGCTCGGCGCGGCGCTGATCGTTCCCCTCGCGGTCCCGGGCATGATGCCGCTGAGCGACGACCGCGCCTGGGCTGCTTTGGCGATCGCGGCGACCGCACTGGCGCTCGATGGCGTCGACGGCTGGCTCGCGCGCAGAAGCGCCCTCATCTCCAGCTTCGGCGCGCGCTTCGACATGGAGGTGGATGCGCTGCTCGCGCTGGTGCTTTCGGTACTCGCGCTTCAAAACGGCAAGGCCGGCGCCTGGGTGCTGATCCTGGGCATGATGCGCTATCTGTTCGTCATCGCCGGCTGGGCCCTGCCCTGGTTGCAGACGCCGCTTCCCGAGAGCCTCCGCCGCAAAGTCATCTGCGTCGTCCAGATCGGCACGCTGGTCGTGCTGCTCGCACCTACCGTGCAATCGCCGGTCTCGACGGTGCTCGCGGCGGCCGCCGCGATCCTGCTCGTGTGGTCATTTGCCGTCGATGTGGTGTGGCTCGCCAGGAACCGGCGCACATGA